Genomic segment of Chloroflexota bacterium:
GATCGAGTGTGGCCGACGGTTCAGCTCGGGCTCCTCGCCTATTGCTTCGCGGTGCTCGGCATCCCCCTTGGGATCGTGGCGGCGTTTCACCGAGGGCGCCCACCAGACGTCATCATTCGGATCTTCACCGTCCTGTGGGACGCCGTGCCCACCTGGTGGATGGCGCTGGTCATCATCGTCGTCCTGAGCGCGACCATCGGCTGGTTTCCCCAGGGCCAGGGGCGAGACGGTCCCGTCGACTGGTTCACCCACATCATCTTTCCGTCCATGATTCTGGGAATGGGTGGGATGGTGGCCTTCACCCGGTACGTGCGCAGCCAGGTGCTGGAGGTCCTGGGGCAGGACTACGTGCGCGTCGCGCGCGCGAAGGGACTGCCCGAATACATCGTCACCGGGCGCCACATCCTGCGCAACTCGCTGCTCCCGGTCGTCACGCTGCTGGGCGGATTTCTCCCCTCGCTGCTCTCGGGCGCCGCCATCACCGAGGGGATCTTCAACTGGCCGGGGATGGGCCGCCTCTATCTGGAGGCGGCCTCCACGCGCGATTACCCGCTCCTGCTGTGCATCATCACGGTCCTGACGCTGGCGACCCTGATCGGCATGCTCTGTGCCGACCTGCTGTATGGATTCGTCGACCCGCGCATTCGGTACACGCGATGACGCAGGTCACGGGCCAGCCGCAGTTCTCGCGCACGACCGGCCGCGATGGCGCGCGCGACCGCGAGGCACGCCCGCCGAAGGACGCCCAGGTCGAGGAGATCGTTCCGTCCAAGGGGCTGTATCGGCGCGCATGGGAGAAGTTCCGGCATGACCCGGTCAGCGTGGCGGCGGCCTGCGGTCTCAGCCTCATCGTCCTCATCACCCTGCTCGGGCCGGTGTTCGCGGACCAGGTCCTTCACACCACACCGGAGACCATCATGCGCCTGCCGGACCAGCGGGTCGCCATCTTGCAGCCGCCGGATTCGCGGTTCCTGCTCGGGACCGACGACCTCGGCCGTGACGTCCTCACGCGACTGCTGTACGCCGGTCGTGTTTCCCTCTCCATCGGCTTCATGGTCGCGTTCATCTCCATCGTCGTCGGCACGGCCGCTGGGCTGGCTGCGGGCTATTGGGGCGGATGGGTCGACGACGTCATCAACGCCGTCATTCAGTTCGTCTTCAACATCCCCGGGCTCTTTGTCCTCATCATTCTCTCCGTCATGTTCCGCCCCGGCGTCGTGGCGCTGGCCATCATCTTCGGCTTCTTCTTCTGGCCTGGCACGGCGCGGCAGGTGCGCGGGGTCGCGCAGTCGGTCCGAAACCTCGACTACGTGGTTGCCGCGCAGTCACTGGGGGCCAGCAGCGTGCGGGTGATGGTCCGCCACATCCTGCCGAACGTGGCCAACATCATCATGGTAGTGGCCGGGTTCGACGTCGCCGGCGCGATTCTGGGCGAGTCGGCTCTCAGCTACCTTGGGTTTGGGGTCCAAGTTCCCCTCTCGAGCTGGGGCAACATGCTGAGCGGGTCCATCGATATGTTCCACAAGGCCCCGTGGCTCGTCTATCCGCCCGGCGCCATGATCTTCGTCACCGTCCTCTGCGTGGTGCTGCTTGCCGACGGGCTGCGGGATGCCCTCGACCCTCGGGTATAGCGCGGACTACGCGAAACAACCCAACCAAAACCGTCATGCCAGCTAGACATCAAGGGGCCCGGTATTCGTCCGGCGCGCTCGGTGGCGTTTGTTAACATGCTGATCACGATCCCGATCCCCGAGCTTTCCACTATTCGTACCCTGGGTTTCGTGACTTCACCATCCAGGACGGGCGATGGCCATCGACACCCATCGGATCTGGCAGAGCGCGCTCGGCGAGCTGCAGATCCAGATGCGCCCCGAAGACTTCCGGACCTGGTTCCGCGATACGGACTTGCTCTCCTTCGACGGCTCGAAGTGCGTCGTGGGAGTCGAGAACCCGTTCAACCTCGAGTGGCTATCCACGAAATGCAACGGGCTCGTGAGCCGGACGCTGCAGACGCTCATCGGCCAGCCAGTCGGCGTAGAGTTCGTGATCGGCCGCGGTGAGGACAAGGCGACCGCCGAGCCGCTGCAGCTCTCCCCCCCACCGCGCCGCGCGAGCCTGCGCGCGCGCCGCTCGCGAGCACGGGACGATTTGCAGGCAGCCATCTCGCCACGGTACGTGTTTGAGACCTTCGTCGTGGGCACGAACAACCGCCTGGCCCACGCGGCGTGCATTGCCGTGGCGGAGCGACCGGGCCAGGTCCACAATCCGCTCTTCATTTACGGCGGCGTCGGCCTGGGGAAGACACACCTGCTGCACGCGATCGGCCACGCGGCGATCGACCGCGGGCTGCAGGTGGTGTACGTGTCGTCGGAGACGTTCACGAACCAGTTCATCGAATCCATCAGTCGGGGCCGAATGGAGGAGTTTCGGTCCAAGTATCGCCAGCCCCACATCCTCCTCATCGACGACATCCAGTTCATCGCCGGGAAAGAGGGCACGCAGGAAGAGTTCTTCCACACCTTCAACGCCGTGTACGAGGCGAGTGGTCAGATCGTGATCACCAGCGACCGGCACCCGAAAGCGATTACGACGCTGGAGGACCGCCTTCGCTCGCGCTTCGTGTGGGGACTGATGGCGGACATCCAGCAGCCCGATCTGGAGACTCGGATCGCCATCCTCCGCGCGAAGACCGCCGAGACGGGGCGGTCCGGCAGGCCCGTGGCCCCGCCCGAGGTGCTGGACTTCATCGCCGCCAAGGTGCCGAGCAACATCCGCGAGCTGGAGGGAGCCCTCAATCGCGTCCTAGCCTATGCGGAACTGGCGTCGACGCCCGTTACGCTGGAACTCGCCGCGGCGGCGCTGGAAGACGTCATCGCACCCGCCGGGAAGCGCGCCATCGCGCCTGCCGCGGTGATTGATGCCGTCTGCTCCGCGATGGGCGTGGCGCGGAGCGACGTGGAAGGGAAACAACGCGATCGACGCGTCCTCCTGCCCCGCCAGATCGCCATGTACCTGTTGCGGGAGGCGACCGAGCTCTCCCTGTCGGAGATCGGCGCGCTGTTCGGCGGGCGGGACCACTCGACCGTGCTCCACAGCTGCGAAAAGATCGCCAACGGCCTGCAGCACAACGGCCACCTGCGGAACACGGTGCGCGCGATTCAGGAAGCGCTCGGCCATTAATCGTTGCGCCGACGAGCGCGCGCTCTGGTATTCGTCCGAGTCGCGCTCGGCCGCAGCCCTACAGGGTCGGCGGCTCCACCCGTATCGCGGGATTGTTGAAGTCCGTGACGGTGAAGTTGAGATGGATGGTCATCGAACCGGCGGAACCTGCAGACATCTCCGTGTCCGGCATGACCATCGTCATCGTCATTTCCATGGAATCCACATACTGCGTGGCCTTATTGACGCTCAAATTGAGATGCACGGTCATGCTGCTGAGATCGAACATGTCCATGCCCGTCATGTCTGTGCCCATCATGGACGCGGCGGACGAACCCTCGGCAATCGCCTGCGCCATGTCGACGTCAGTCGAAACCCGATAGGAGGCGCCCTCATCAGATACCGTCGGGTTGATCAAGAAGCGTGAGAGGTCCGTGTTGCCGGGGCGCGCCATCATTGTCGGGTTGACCGGCGCGCTCAAGTCAGAAGAGCTCATGGTTTCCCATGATCCATCGCCGGAGCGCGTCCAGAGCTGGGACCCCACCATGAGAATCTCGCCCGAGAATCCGAGCGCGCCCGAGCTGATGGTCATGTGCATGCGATCCGGAGCGACGAACTCGGCGGTGATGGGCATGTTCATCGAAAAGGACATGTCCGTTGCGTCCATCTGGAAATCCATGGCCCCGCGCATTCGCATGCTGGTCACGCCGTTCATCGCGGCATTGCTCGCGTCGAGGAGCGCGCGCGCGTCGGGGAGCGCTGCGGTCGTTGGCGCCGAAATAGCCGTTGGCGTCGCGGCGGTCACCGCGGTGGGCGTCGCCGTGGCGGGCACGCTCGTTCCGCGCGGAGTCGCCGTGGCGGCGCCCGAGGTGGACGGCTTCGTCGTGGGCACGGCGGCGGGCGTGGCAACGCTGGTCGCCGTCCGCTGAGACTGGGCGAACGCCGCGGGCGCGCCCGCAGCCTGAATGCCGACCGCGGCTATGAGGAGGATCGCGAGCACGCAGGATCGGAGCTCGGACATCAGGCTCTCCACATGTGCGATTTCGGGCAACGGCTGGGGAAGTATAGCGATCTCACGACGCAAAAACCCGCGAGGTTGGAGACGGATGGACCACGACGAGCTATTCGACCTCTGCGATCGAGATGGGCGGCGATTGGGGCAGACCAAGGTCCGACGCGACGTCCACCGCGACGGCGATTGGCATCGGTCCTTTCACTGCTGGGTGGTTGCAACCGGACCCCCGGTTCCGGGGATCGTTCTCCAGCGCCGCGCCGCGAACAAGGAGACCTGGCCGAGCCTGTGGGACGTCAGTGTCGCTGGGCACTACAGCGCGGGGGAGGGGATCGAGGGGGGCCTGCGCGAGGTCCGCGAGGAGCTCGGCCTGGACGCCGCTGCGAGTGACCTGATCCACGTCGGCTGGCGGCGCGAGGAGGTGGCATTCGACAACGGAATCATCGAACGGGAGGTGCAGGACGTTTACGTTTTGCTGCGGTCTCTCTCGCTCACTGATGTGCGCCCGACAGCGCCGTGGGAGGTGAGTGGCGTCGCGATCGTCCCCGCCCCGACGCTTCGCATGCTGGCGCGCTCGGGCAGCGCAAGCGCCGTGGTGCCCGGTGGGCCGCTGGGCCCCGACGGAATCGTCCGGGTGGGCACGATGGAAATCCGCCACGATACGCTGGTGCCGAGGGCCGGCAACTATTACGGCAAGGCCACCCGGCTTTGCGAGGCGCTGGCTTCCGGCGCTGCGACCGTTCGACGACGCCGCTGGTGGTAGCCCTCGTGTCGGCGGACGAGAGTCGCTATGATTGGCCAGCGAATCCTTCAAGGAGTGCGGCATGCCAGGGATGATCTTCGACGACCTCCAGACATACATCGACGCGGCGATGGAAGTGGACGAGTGGCGCGTCATCGAAGACGCAGACTGGAATGAGGAGATCGGAGCGCTAACGGAAGCGGTGGCCGAGCTGATTCCTGAGCCGCCGCTCCTCCTTTTCGATCGGATCAAGGGGTACCCGCCCGGCTATCGGGTCGTGAGCCTGCCGATGGCGTCCGCGAAGCGCGCCGCCCTCGCCATGGGCCTCGACATCGACGGCAAGGGCATCGGGCAGCTCCGCGAGATGGCCGCCGAGAAAATGAAGAACGTGAAGCCGATTCCGCCAGTCTTCGTTCCCACCGGGCCCGTGATGGAGAACATCCTCACTGGCGACGCGGTCGACATCTTTAAATTCCCGGTGCCGCGCTACCACGCGTCCGACGGCGGGCGCTACATCGGTACGGGCGACACCGTGATCAACAAGGATCCGGACAGCGAGTTCGTCAATGCTGGCACCTATCGCATCGAGGCTCACGAGAAGGACCTCCTCGGCCTCTGGATGAGCCCTGGACAGCACGGGCGCCAGATCTGCCAGCGGTACTGGGATCGTGGCGAGGCCTGCCCCATCGTCGCTATCTTCGGTGGCGACCTGCTGACTTTCATGGTCTCTTCGCGTCCGCTCCCCTGGGGGCGGTCCGAGCTGGACCACGTGGGCGGGCTGCGCGGGCGCCCACTGGAGGTTGTGAAGGGCCCGATCACCGGCCTTCCCATCCCCGCCCACGCGGAGATCGCGATCGAGGGAGAGGTGCCGCCCCCCTCGGTCGAGTCTCGCAACGAGGGTCCCTTCGGCGAATGGCCCGGCTACTACTCCGGCGGCTCGCTCGGAACCGGTGAGCCCCAGCCCGTGATTCGCATCAAGGCGATCTATCACCGAACGCACCCGGTCATCAACAACTCCGCGCCACTGTGGCCGGGCGCCCAGAAGTTCGGCCTGAACTACGGTCGAGCGAAGGACCGCTTGGAGGCCGCGGGCATTCAGGACGTGGTGGCCGTCGGCAGCCCCATGCCCTACATCGACGTCGTTTCCATCAAGCAGCGCTACGCCGGTCATGCCAAACAGGCTGCCCTCGCGATGACGTCGGGGATGCGCAACGGTCGGTGGGTCGTCGTCGTCGACGAGGACATCGATCCACACAACCTGAAGGAGGTGCTGTGGGCCATGACGACGCGATGCGACCCGGTCCGGGACATCGAGATCGTCGACGGGTGCTGGAGCACGCCGTTAGATCCGCTCGTCTCTTCCAATCCGGAGAAGCGTGCCTCTGGCGACCACACCAACAGCATCGCGATCTACTATGCGACGCGGCCGTTCCACCTGCGCGACGCGTTCCCGAAGGTGAGCCGAAGCCCGCGCGAGCTACGCGAGCAGGTCGTGGAGAAATACCGGTCGATCCTGCCGTTCCCTGCGTTGTAGCGTCGCGGGCGCCGGAGGTCCTGGCGGCGAGCGGCTACCAGCGCACGCCTTCGAACACCATCGCGTCGAGCGCGTCGAAGTAGCGCTTGCGGAGGGTCAGGCCGATGACTACGCCCCGCCGCACCAGGCGCTGGGCCTCCGCGGTCGTGGCGTACCGCACGAGCAGCGCCGCGGGCGCTGAGCCGTGCTCGTCCTCGTCCTCGACGATGTGACGATACGGCTGCTTGATCCACTCGGGTACCGCGTCGCTCTCGATTGCCCGCTTGATGAGGTGCGTGGCGACTGCCTCACCGGCGAGCTGGAAGGCGGCGAGGCGCTCGACCGTGGTCTCCAGGTTCCGCATCGTGTGGAACAAGGCGACCTGCTCAGGCGGCGGCCCGTACGTGAAGGGGTTGGTCCCCTTCGCTTTGATCCGGTCGATGAGCAGCCGAGCATGGCCAAGCTCCTCGTGGCACGCCTCGCCGAGCAGGTACTTCACGTCGAGCTCCGGTGTCGTGCCCAGCCATGCTCCGAACACCTCCGCGGCGCGAAGCTCGTTGAAGAGGCGACTCTGCATGACCAGCACGCGCTGCTCGTCGCCTGTAAGAGGCACGTAGCTGTAGCTGGGCAGCTTGGCGTCCAGCTCGTTGCAGAAGGCGCGAACCACGGCGAGCTGACCCGCCACGAACGTGCGTGCGTCCATCTCAGCGTCCCCTGCGCTCATCCGACGCAGCGTGTCCCCGCGCCGCGCGCGTCACGGATTGAAAATGGCGACACATTTCTCCGAATTGAAGATGTAGCACTCGGCAAACGCCAGCACATCGGCACTTCGCCCCTCCATCGCCCCCGCGAGGCAGACCCAGTTGAGAATTTCATGCTGGCCGGCATCGCGGATCTCCTCGGGAGTGAGGTCGCGCCACTTCCAGAACCGGCCGGACGTGAGCTCGTCGAGGCGGCGGTGGTCGGCCTCGACGTCCGGCCAGAGGAAGTGATTCTTGCCGGTTAGCGAGGCGTGGGACCAACTCGACGTGCCGATGATCACCGCCCGCCACGGGCTGTCCTGGATGATGCGCCCCACCGCCTTGCCGAGATCGTAGCACCGCCAGGCCATCGGCGCCGGTGGCGGCGGCTCCTTCTTGTCCTCGATGAGCCGTCCGCGCACTGGCTCCGCCCCGTATCCCGGGATGCGCATATCGGCTCCATAACAGTTGATCGAGATGGGCACGAGCGGGTGAGGGAACCCACGCTTGTCCATATCGAGGTACTGCACCGTCGTCGTGAACGCGTGTCCATAGTCCTGGCGATTGCTCAGCTTCCACGAGCAGGCGACGTCGAACCCCTGGCGGATCAGCTCGCGGGTGATGTGATTCCCCGCATCCCGGTGGCCCAGCAGGGTGATCGGCGCGCCTCCCCGCGCCCCCCCGCACTCAACGCGATCGATGGCAAAGACCGCGAATGGAGGGAGCACGTCCTCGCGAAACACCTCGTACTGATCGTCCCCGAACATGACGACGAAATCGGGGCGGAAAGCGTCGATCGCCTCTCGCGCCTTCCGGTACGCGGGCTGGAGCTTGGCCTGATACGCCCGGGCGAATGCCATCCCCTCGTCATCCGCCCACTCTTCGCGCATCTTGGCGGGCCAATTCGCCGGATCCTTCATGTGAGCGGGCGTGAGCTCGCTCTTGAGATTCAGCTTCAGATAGATGTCGGTGAGCACTTCCGGGGGCCCGACGATCCCCGGCCCATGGCTGCATCCAATCCCGAGAATCTCGCCCATGGCGCTAACTCCTTCCTGCCGATTGCCGGCATTCTACGCATGATGCGCGGCATCGACGCAAGGTATGATGGCGGCGAACTGAGGCGTGAGCTTTGCATCGGAAGGACGAGTCATGCTGACGAAGGAACAGAACAAGCGATTCACCGAGGTGGGCCGCGGCACGCCGATGGGCGAGCTGCTTCGCCGCTACTGGCTGCCATTCGCCACGGTCAAGCAGCTCCACGATCACCCCACGCGCGCCGTCACGCTGCTGGGGGAGCACCTGGTCGCCTTTCGCGATCGAAGCGGTCGCTACGGATTGATCCAGGAATTCTGCCCGCACCGGAACGTGAACCTCCTGTGGGGAATTCCCGAGGCGGAGGGGCTGCGCTGTCCCTATCATGGGTGGCTCTTCGACAACGAGGGTCGCTGCCTCGAGCAGCCGGCCGAATCGCCGGACAGCACCTTCAAGGACCGGATCGAGGTCCAGACCTATCCCGTCGAGGAGCTGGGCGGAATGCTCTGGGCCTGGCTGGGACCGGAGCCGCGCCCGCTGGTTCCCCGATGGGAGTCGTTCGTGCAGGATGGCGTGCGGGACATCGGCTGGGCGGTGCTGCCCTGCAACTGGCTCCAGATCATGGAGAACAGTCTCGACCCCGTGCATACGGAGTGGCTCCACCGATACTTCACGAACTACGTGTTGGAACGCCTGAACGCGGAAGATCCTACAGCGCGATCGTTCTGGCGGTCGCACGCCGACGTGCGGCGCCATAAGAAGATCGGGTTCGACATCTTCGAGCACGGCATCGTGAAGCGCCGCGTGCTGGAGGGAACGGACGAAAATGACGCGCTGTGGCGAATCGGCCACTGCGTCGTTTTCCCCTTCATGCTCCAGCAACAGCAGATCCGTATTCCGATGGACGATACCCACACGTTGTATTGGTGGTACAACGTGCACCGCCGCGAGCCCGGCGATCCGGACCAGCGGCCCGAGGAGATCCCGCTGTACCAGGTGCCCCTGCCTGGCGTCGACGCTGAGGGCCTGCCGGTCTGGGAGCTGGCGGACAACAACAGCGGCCAGGACAACTTCGCCTGGGCCAGCCAGGGGGCCATCACGCCGCGCTGGACCGAGCATCTCGGCGAGTCCGATAAGGGGATCATCCTCTACCGTCGCCTCCTGCGCGAACAAATGAAGCTGGTCGCGGATGGGAAGGACCCCATGAACACGTTCCGCGACCCGGCGACGAACGTCTCCATCCACGTGCCCACCGAGACCGATGACCCCACCTTCGTCGGACTGACTGGCGCGCGGAACGGAAAGCTCATTGCTCAGGGCGCGATCAGCACAGGGTCGGCCGGGAAGTACAGCCCCATCAATCAAGAGCGGGCGCGACGCAAAGGGTTCGCCGTGCCCGAAGGTACCCGGGACGCCGCGAGCCGGGTCGTCTCCTTCGGGCAGATCCACCCACGCGATTGAAGCAGTCCGATCCGCCCGCGGGGGAATCGCGCCGCGCGCAGCGGCGGTTCGGTTTGGCGGGCCGCCGAGGAGAGCGGAGGGCCACGACGAGCGTCGCGCTCATCAGCGCGGTCCTGATGGTGTCCGCGTGCGCCAGCGTCCCGCAACGTCCATCGGTGGTCGGTTCCGATGGCGCTGCGGCTGGGCCTGCGCCGGGCCGGGCGCATACCGTGGTCTTTCTGACCCACGTCGAGCCGAACACGCTGTCACAGCATCGCGCGTTC
This window contains:
- a CDS encoding UbiD family decarboxylase, which gives rise to MPGMIFDDLQTYIDAAMEVDEWRVIEDADWNEEIGALTEAVAELIPEPPLLLFDRIKGYPPGYRVVSLPMASAKRAALAMGLDIDGKGIGQLREMAAEKMKNVKPIPPVFVPTGPVMENILTGDAVDIFKFPVPRYHASDGGRYIGTGDTVINKDPDSEFVNAGTYRIEAHEKDLLGLWMSPGQHGRQICQRYWDRGEACPIVAIFGGDLLTFMVSSRPLPWGRSELDHVGGLRGRPLEVVKGPITGLPIPAHAEIAIEGEVPPPSVESRNEGPFGEWPGYYSGGSLGTGEPQPVIRIKAIYHRTHPVINNSAPLWPGAQKFGLNYGRAKDRLEAAGIQDVVAVGSPMPYIDVVSIKQRYAGHAKQAALAMTSGMRNGRWVVVVDEDIDPHNLKEVLWAMTTRCDPVRDIEIVDGCWSTPLDPLVSSNPEKRASGDHTNSIAIYYATRPFHLRDAFPKVSRSPRELREQVVEKYRSILPFPAL
- a CDS encoding ABC transporter permease, which codes for MHQFLIRRLIQSALLLWLLMTFTFALTRLTPGGPEAAFLENPKITQEDIARMRARFGLDDPMPLAYAKWLTSAVTLDFGRSYFYLRPPLDVMKDRVWPTVQLGLLAYCFAVLGIPLGIVAAFHRGRPPDVIIRIFTVLWDAVPTWWMALVIIVVLSATIGWFPQGQGRDGPVDWFTHIIFPSMILGMGGMVAFTRYVRSQVLEVLGQDYVRVARAKGLPEYIVTGRHILRNSLLPVVTLLGGFLPSLLSGAAITEGIFNWPGMGRLYLEAASTRDYPLLLCIITVLTLATLIGMLCADLLYGFVDPRIRYTR
- a CDS encoding DUF6612 family protein, whose translation is MSELRSCVLAILLIAAVGIQAAGAPAAFAQSQRTATSVATPAAVPTTKPSTSGAATATPRGTSVPATATPTAVTAATPTAISAPTTAALPDARALLDASNAAMNGVTSMRMRGAMDFQMDATDMSFSMNMPITAEFVAPDRMHMTISSGALGFSGEILMVGSQLWTRSGDGSWETMSSSDLSAPVNPTMMARPGNTDLSRFLINPTVSDEGASYRVSTDVDMAQAIAEGSSAASMMGTDMTGMDMFDLSSMTVHLNLSVNKATQYVDSMEMTMTMVMPDTEMSAGSAGSMTIHLNFTVTDFNNPAIRVEPPTL
- a CDS encoding NUDIX domain-containing protein, whose product is MDHDELFDLCDRDGRRLGQTKVRRDVHRDGDWHRSFHCWVVATGPPVPGIVLQRRAANKETWPSLWDVSVAGHYSAGEGIEGGLREVREELGLDAAASDLIHVGWRREEVAFDNGIIEREVQDVYVLLRSLSLTDVRPTAPWEVSGVAIVPAPTLRMLARSGSASAVVPGGPLGPDGIVRVGTMEIRHDTLVPRAGNYYGKATRLCEALASGAATVRRRRWW
- a CDS encoding aromatic ring-hydroxylating dioxygenase subunit alpha; translated protein: MLTKEQNKRFTEVGRGTPMGELLRRYWLPFATVKQLHDHPTRAVTLLGEHLVAFRDRSGRYGLIQEFCPHRNVNLLWGIPEAEGLRCPYHGWLFDNEGRCLEQPAESPDSTFKDRIEVQTYPVEELGGMLWAWLGPEPRPLVPRWESFVQDGVRDIGWAVLPCNWLQIMENSLDPVHTEWLHRYFTNYVLERLNAEDPTARSFWRSHADVRRHKKIGFDIFEHGIVKRRVLEGTDENDALWRIGHCVVFPFMLQQQQIRIPMDDTHTLYWWYNVHRREPGDPDQRPEEIPLYQVPLPGVDAEGLPVWELADNNSGQDNFAWASQGAITPRWTEHLGESDKGIILYRRLLREQMKLVADGKDPMNTFRDPATNVSIHVPTETDDPTFVGLTGARNGKLIAQGAISTGSAGKYSPINQERARRKGFAVPEGTRDAASRVVSFGQIHPRD
- a CDS encoding ABC transporter permease, whose product is MTQVTGQPQFSRTTGRDGARDREARPPKDAQVEEIVPSKGLYRRAWEKFRHDPVSVAAACGLSLIVLITLLGPVFADQVLHTTPETIMRLPDQRVAILQPPDSRFLLGTDDLGRDVLTRLLYAGRVSLSIGFMVAFISIVVGTAAGLAAGYWGGWVDDVINAVIQFVFNIPGLFVLIILSVMFRPGVVALAIIFGFFFWPGTARQVRGVAQSVRNLDYVVAAQSLGASSVRVMVRHILPNVANIIMVVAGFDVAGAILGESALSYLGFGVQVPLSSWGNMLSGSIDMFHKAPWLVYPPGAMIFVTVLCVVLLADGLRDALDPRV
- the dnaA gene encoding chromosomal replication initiator protein DnaA yields the protein MDTHRIWQSALGELQIQMRPEDFRTWFRDTDLLSFDGSKCVVGVENPFNLEWLSTKCNGLVSRTLQTLIGQPVGVEFVIGRGEDKATAEPLQLSPPPRRASLRARRSRARDDLQAAISPRYVFETFVVGTNNRLAHAACIAVAERPGQVHNPLFIYGGVGLGKTHLLHAIGHAAIDRGLQVVYVSSETFTNQFIESISRGRMEEFRSKYRQPHILLIDDIQFIAGKEGTQEEFFHTFNAVYEASGQIVITSDRHPKAITTLEDRLRSRFVWGLMADIQQPDLETRIAILRAKTAETGRSGRPVAPPEVLDFIAAKVPSNIRELEGALNRVLAYAELASTPVTLELAAAALEDVIAPAGKRAIAPAAVIDAVCSAMGVARSDVEGKQRDRRVLLPRQIAMYLLREATELSLSEIGALFGGRDHSTVLHSCEKIANGLQHNGHLRNTVRAIQEALGH